Proteins co-encoded in one Stutzerimonas stutzeri genomic window:
- a CDS encoding SDR family oxidoreductase — protein sequence MQNRMMVTGAGSGLGREIALRWAREGWQLALSDVNEAGLAETLKMVRDAGGDGFTQRCDVRDYSQLTGLAQACDSKLGGIDVVVNNAGVASGGFFEELSLEDWDWQIAINLMGVVKGCKAFLPLVQKSRGKIINIASMAALMQAPGMSNYNVAKAGVVALSESLLVELKQQEVGVHVVCPSFFQTNLMDSYRGPTPNMKAQISKLLEASPITAADIADYIYRQVAEGVFMILPHDEGRMAWQIKQQNPQAIYDEMAALAEKKRNKSRS from the coding sequence ATGCAAAATCGCATGATGGTCACTGGCGCTGGATCCGGTCTCGGTCGCGAGATCGCGTTGCGTTGGGCGCGAGAAGGTTGGCAGTTGGCGCTTTCAGACGTCAATGAAGCGGGTCTGGCAGAAACCCTGAAAATGGTTCGCGACGCAGGGGGTGATGGTTTCACTCAGCGTTGTGACGTGCGTGACTACAGCCAGCTGACCGGCTTGGCGCAGGCCTGCGACAGCAAGCTTGGCGGGATCGACGTGGTGGTCAACAACGCCGGTGTCGCCTCGGGTGGCTTCTTCGAAGAGCTCTCGCTGGAAGATTGGGACTGGCAGATCGCGATCAATCTCATGGGCGTGGTCAAGGGCTGCAAGGCGTTCCTGCCATTGGTTCAGAAAAGCCGCGGCAAGATCATCAATATCGCCTCCATGGCGGCGTTGATGCAGGCGCCCGGCATGAGCAACTACAACGTGGCCAAGGCGGGCGTGGTCGCGCTGTCGGAAAGCCTGCTGGTCGAGCTGAAGCAGCAGGAGGTGGGTGTCCATGTGGTATGCCCATCATTCTTCCAGACCAACCTGATGGACTCCTATCGCGGGCCGACTCCGAACATGAAAGCGCAGATCAGCAAACTGCTGGAAGCTTCGCCGATCACCGCGGCGGATATCGCCGACTACATCTATCGCCAGGTGGCCGAAGGCGTCTTCATGATCCTGCCGCACGACGAAGGGCGCATGGCCTGGCAGATCAAGCAGCAGAATCCGCAAGCGATTTACGACGAGATGGCGGCGCTGGCCGAGAAGAAGCGCAACAAGAGCAGAAGCTGA
- a CDS encoding CynX/NimT family MFS transporter, which produces MLALVLAAINLRPGITSFAPLIERIAHELNLSRGLISLTTALPVLLMGLLAPLAPRLAVRFGLERTITLCLGLIGLALVLRLLGDNPVVLIGTAAMVGAGIAVTGPLLSGFIKRYFLDRVGKTAAFYSLSMAVGGTIGVVLTVPATQLLDERWTLGLAIWSIPAILAVMFWWRLPNQPESAVERRAGLPWREPRAWLVSIYFALQAGLFYALATWLVARYHEAGFSLLQSNTFFGGFMLIGLPSAFAMPWLAQRFGKRHLLMAVCGVMATTSLLIIAWVPQVQPLVVCMMLGIALNGTFSMSLVLPMYEASTPLEVSRLTAMMLCTGYCLACFSPVLTGLGRDLAGDYRWPFLVLAGMAAVMSVLALQLAPRRDPGATPRA; this is translated from the coding sequence ATGCTGGCTCTGGTGCTCGCCGCCATCAACCTTCGCCCCGGTATCACCTCCTTCGCCCCATTGATCGAACGCATCGCGCACGAACTGAATCTCAGCCGAGGCCTGATCAGCCTGACCACGGCGTTGCCGGTACTGCTCATGGGATTGCTGGCGCCGCTGGCGCCGCGGCTGGCCGTGCGGTTCGGCCTGGAACGGACCATCACGCTCTGCCTTGGCCTTATCGGCCTTGCCCTGGTGTTGCGGTTGCTCGGCGACAATCCGGTGGTGCTGATCGGCACGGCGGCCATGGTCGGCGCAGGCATCGCTGTAACCGGCCCCTTGTTGTCGGGCTTCATCAAGCGCTATTTCCTCGACCGCGTCGGCAAGACCGCCGCCTTCTACTCCTTGAGCATGGCTGTTGGCGGCACCATCGGCGTGGTGTTGACGGTGCCTGCGACGCAGCTGCTGGACGAGCGTTGGACCTTGGGCCTGGCGATCTGGTCGATCCCGGCGATCCTGGCCGTCATGTTCTGGTGGCGACTGCCCAACCAACCGGAGTCCGCCGTCGAACGGCGAGCCGGATTGCCGTGGCGCGAGCCGCGTGCCTGGCTGGTGAGCATCTACTTCGCCCTGCAGGCCGGGTTGTTCTACGCCCTGGCGACCTGGCTGGTCGCGCGGTATCACGAGGCAGGCTTCAGCCTGCTGCAAAGCAACACCTTCTTCGGTGGCTTCATGTTGATTGGCTTGCCGAGTGCCTTCGCCATGCCCTGGCTGGCGCAGCGATTCGGTAAGCGGCACCTGCTGATGGCCGTGTGCGGCGTGATGGCGACGACCAGCCTGCTGATTATCGCCTGGGTTCCGCAGGTGCAGCCGCTGGTTGTCTGCATGATGTTGGGGATCGCCCTGAACGGTACCTTCTCGATGTCGCTGGTGCTGCCCATGTATGAGGCCAGTACCCCGTTGGAGGTCAGCCGGCTGACGGCCATGATGCTCTGTACCGGCTATTGCCTGGCGTGCTTCTCGCCTGTGCTGACCGGGCTAGGGCGCGATCTTGCCGGTGACTACCGCTGGCCGTTTCTGGTCCTGGCAGGCATGGCGGCCGTCATGTCGGTGCTCGCGCTGCAGCTGGCGCCGCGACGTGATCCGGGCGCTACCCCCCGGGC